From the Roseibium salinum genome, one window contains:
- the gcvH gene encoding glycine cleavage system protein GcvH: MTTYYSKDHEWISVDGDVATVGITAYAQEQLGDVVYVELPEAGKQLSQGDEAAVVESVKAASEVYAPIDGEVVAANNVLADEPAKVNEDPEGAAWFLKLKVGNADQLSELMDEAAYKAYVETL, translated from the coding sequence ATGACAACCTATTACTCCAAAGACCACGAGTGGATTTCCGTGGACGGCGATGTCGCCACCGTCGGCATCACGGCCTATGCCCAGGAACAGCTCGGCGATGTCGTTTATGTCGAGCTGCCGGAGGCAGGCAAACAGCTCTCCCAGGGCGATGAAGCCGCCGTCGTGGAATCCGTGAAAGCGGCCAGCGAAGTCTATGCGCCGATTGACGGCGAAGTCGTTGCTGCCAACAACGTGCTTGCCGACGAACCGGCCAAGGTCAATGAAGATCCGGAAGGCGCCGCCTGGTTCCTGAAACTGAAGGTCGGCAATGCGGACCAGCTCAGCGAGCTGATGGACGAAGCCGCCTACAAGGCCTACGTGGAGACGCTCTGA
- the gcvT gene encoding glycine cleavage system aminomethyltransferase GcvT yields the protein MADNVADSDLKQTPLHDLHTELGARMVPFAGYSMPVQYKSGIMAEHQHTRTKAGLFDVSHMGQALLTGPDHETTARALEALTPSNFVELGRGRQRYTVLLNEEGGIIDDLMVTRPVSEEDDGKLMLVVNAARKEVDYAHFRANLPENVELQVLEDRALIAVQGPEAVAAVAAHAPEAAELAFMSAAPMEFDGIACHIARAGYTGEDGVEMSVPAGAAEAIARALLADNRVEPVGLGARDSLRLEAGLCLYGHDIDETTSPVEGAITFCMQKRRREEGGFPGAERIQSELKDGPGRIRVGLALDGKAPAREGAEIALPDGPVVGTVTSGGFAPTVGAPIAMGYVPANHAATGTRLELIVRGRRLPATVADMPFVPNRYYRKPKS from the coding sequence ATGGCGGATAACGTTGCAGACAGTGATCTGAAACAAACGCCTCTTCACGACCTTCACACGGAACTGGGCGCACGCATGGTGCCTTTCGCGGGCTATTCCATGCCGGTGCAGTACAAGTCCGGCATCATGGCCGAACACCAGCACACCCGCACGAAGGCAGGACTGTTCGACGTCTCCCATATGGGGCAGGCGCTGCTGACCGGGCCGGACCACGAGACCACCGCCCGCGCCCTGGAAGCCCTGACGCCCTCCAATTTCGTCGAGCTCGGCCGGGGCCGCCAGCGCTACACCGTGCTTCTCAACGAGGAAGGCGGCATCATCGATGATCTCATGGTCACGCGCCCGGTTTCCGAGGAAGACGACGGCAAGCTGATGCTTGTCGTCAATGCCGCTCGCAAGGAGGTCGACTACGCCCATTTCCGCGCCAATCTTCCCGAGAATGTCGAGCTTCAAGTGCTCGAGGACCGTGCGTTGATCGCAGTGCAGGGGCCTGAGGCCGTGGCGGCCGTTGCCGCCCACGCGCCCGAGGCCGCGGAGCTCGCCTTCATGTCGGCTGCGCCGATGGAATTCGACGGCATCGCCTGCCACATTGCCCGCGCCGGCTATACCGGCGAGGACGGGGTGGAGATGTCGGTGCCGGCCGGGGCGGCGGAGGCGATCGCCCGGGCGCTTCTTGCCGACAATCGCGTTGAACCGGTTGGCCTGGGCGCCCGCGACAGTCTGCGCCTGGAGGCCGGGCTCTGTCTCTATGGCCACGATATCGACGAAACCACCTCTCCGGTGGAAGGGGCCATCACCTTCTGCATGCAGAAGCGCCGCCGCGAAGAAGGCGGCTTTCCGGGCGCCGAACGTATTCAATCGGAGCTGAAGGACGGGCCGGGCCGCATCCGCGTAGGTCTTGCACTGGACGGCAAGGCGCCGGCGCGCGAGGGCGCCGAGATTGCGCTGCCGGACGGACCGGTGGTCGGAACCGTCACCTCCGGCGGCTTCGCCCCCACCGTCGGCGCGCCGATCGCCATGGGCTATGTGCCCGCGAACCACGCTGCCACCGGCACCCGGCTGGAACTGATCGTGCGTGGCCGCCGTCTGCCGGCCACCGTCGCGGACATGCCCTTCGTGCCGAACCGCTATTACCGCAAACCAAAATCCTGA
- the ispH gene encoding 4-hydroxy-3-methylbut-2-enyl diphosphate reductase yields MSETATAKPALSIHLCAPRGFCAGVDRAIQIVELALEKYGSPVYVRHEIVHNKFVVDGLKAKGAVFVEELEEIPAEHTDRPVVFSAHGVPKAVPQDAQTRKMFYLDATCPLVSKVHKEAVIHFRRDREILLIGHAGHPEVIGTMGQLPEGTVTLIETEEDARAYTPKTGRTLAYITQTTLSVDDTAGIVAVLQERFPEIVAPHKEDICYATTNRQEAVKHVAPRVEAMIVVGAPNSSNSQRLREVAERAGCRTAVLIQRASDIDWQDFEGIRSLGLTAGASAPETLVEEIIDAFADRFDVTVETVRTAEETISFNLPRELRDMLSQAQAASG; encoded by the coding sequence ATGTCAGAGACCGCGACAGCAAAACCAGCCCTCTCCATCCACCTGTGCGCCCCACGCGGCTTCTGCGCCGGAGTGGACCGGGCGATCCAGATCGTGGAACTTGCGCTGGAGAAATACGGTAGCCCCGTCTATGTGCGCCACGAAATCGTGCATAACAAATTCGTGGTGGACGGCCTGAAGGCCAAGGGCGCCGTATTCGTCGAGGAACTGGAAGAGATTCCGGCCGAGCACACCGACAGACCGGTGGTGTTCTCGGCCCATGGCGTGCCGAAAGCGGTTCCGCAGGACGCGCAGACGCGCAAGATGTTCTATCTGGACGCCACCTGCCCGCTGGTTTCGAAGGTCCACAAGGAAGCGGTCATCCATTTCCGGCGCGACCGGGAAATCCTCCTGATCGGCCACGCGGGCCATCCGGAAGTGATCGGCACCATGGGCCAGTTGCCGGAAGGCACGGTGACGCTGATCGAAACCGAAGAAGACGCCCGCGCCTATACGCCGAAAACCGGCCGGACGCTCGCCTATATCACCCAGACCACGCTCTCGGTCGATGATACGGCCGGGATCGTCGCCGTCCTGCAGGAGCGGTTTCCGGAAATCGTCGCCCCGCACAAGGAAGACATCTGCTATGCGACGACGAACCGCCAGGAAGCGGTCAAGCATGTGGCGCCCAGGGTGGAGGCGATGATCGTGGTCGGCGCCCCCAACTCCTCGAATTCGCAGCGCCTTCGGGAAGTCGCCGAGCGTGCGGGCTGCAGGACCGCGGTGCTCATACAGCGCGCCAGCGACATCGACTGGCAGGATTTCGAGGGGATCCGCTCCCTGGGGCTGACGGCCGGTGCCTCGGCGCCCGAGACCCTGGTAGAGGAAATCATCGACGCCTTCGCCGACCGGTTCGATGTGACCGTCGAAACCGTCCGCACAGCGGAAGAAACGATTTCCTTCAACCTGCCGCGCGAGCTCCGGGACATGCTTTCCCAGGCTCAGGCCGCCAGCGGATAA
- the thrB gene encoding homoserine kinase — MAVYTEVTDEELNSFIGNYDVGRLLSFKGIAEGVENSNFLLHTDKASYILTLYEKRVNPDDLPYFLNLLQHLARKGLSCPTPVPSRDGKLLGTLAGRPAALVTFLEGMWVKRPRVDHCSELGKAMAELHLDGMDYEGYRKNALDVTGWRPLFEQCGARTDSVHAGLGAEISRELDYLEANWPADLPKGVIHADLFPDNVFFLGDELSGLIDFYFACNDALAYDIAICLNAWCFEHDGSFNVTKARALLKGYASVRPLETDEYEALPILCRGAALRFLLTRLYDWLSVPQGALVTPKDPLEYLKKLRFHQTVGNAQAYGLER, encoded by the coding sequence ATGGCTGTTTATACCGAAGTCACCGATGAGGAACTCAACAGCTTCATCGGCAACTACGATGTCGGGCGCCTGCTCTCCTTCAAGGGCATCGCCGAAGGGGTCGAGAACAGCAATTTCCTGCTTCACACGGACAAGGCCTCCTACATCCTGACGCTCTACGAAAAGCGTGTGAACCCGGACGACCTGCCCTATTTCCTCAATCTCCTGCAGCATCTTGCGCGCAAGGGGCTCTCCTGCCCCACGCCCGTTCCCTCACGGGACGGCAAGCTGCTCGGTACGCTGGCGGGACGCCCCGCCGCGCTCGTGACCTTCCTGGAAGGCATGTGGGTCAAGCGCCCGCGGGTCGACCATTGCAGCGAGCTGGGCAAGGCCATGGCGGAGCTGCACCTGGACGGCATGGACTATGAGGGCTACCGCAAGAATGCGCTGGACGTCACCGGCTGGCGGCCGCTGTTCGAGCAGTGCGGCGCGCGCACCGACAGCGTCCATGCGGGACTGGGCGCGGAGATTTCCCGGGAACTCGATTATCTGGAAGCCAACTGGCCGGCGGACCTGCCGAAGGGCGTGATCCATGCGGATCTTTTCCCGGACAACGTGTTTTTTCTCGGCGACGAACTCTCCGGCCTGATCGACTTCTATTTCGCCTGCAACGACGCCCTGGCCTATGACATCGCCATCTGCCTCAATGCCTGGTGCTTCGAGCACGACGGCTCGTTCAACGTCACGAAGGCGCGGGCGCTGCTGAAGGGATATGCATCCGTCCGGCCGCTCGAAACGGACGAATATGAGGCGCTGCCGATCCTCTGCCGGGGCGCGGCGCTGCGGTTTCTGCTGACAAGGCTCTATGACTGGCTGAGCGTTCCGCAAGGCGCGCTGGTGACCCCGAAGGACCCGCTGGAGTATCTGAAAAAACTCCGCTTCCACCAGACGGTCGGCAACGCACAAGCATACGGGCTGGAACGATGA
- the rnhA gene encoding ribonuclease HI: MSSVRRVAIYTDGACSGNPGPGGWGALLRFGEHEKELCGGEAVTTNNRMELTAAIEGLNALTRPCAIDLYTDSTYVRSGIHEWLDGWKRKNWRTAANKPVKNADLWQALDAARQRHDVTWHWVKGHAGHPENERADALARGGMAPYKNGA, translated from the coding sequence ATGAGCAGCGTCAGGCGCGTGGCGATCTACACCGACGGGGCCTGTTCGGGAAATCCCGGGCCGGGCGGATGGGGTGCACTCCTGCGCTTTGGCGAACACGAGAAAGAGCTGTGCGGCGGCGAAGCCGTCACCACGAACAACCGCATGGAACTGACCGCCGCCATAGAGGGCCTCAACGCCCTCACCCGCCCCTGCGCGATCGATCTTTATACCGACAGCACCTATGTCCGCAGCGGCATCCACGAGTGGCTGGACGGCTGGAAACGCAAGAACTGGCGGACCGCGGCCAACAAGCCCGTGAAGAACGCGGATCTCTGGCAGGCTCTCGACGCGGCAAGGCAACGCCACGACGTAACCTGGCACTGGGTCAAGGGCCACGCGGGCCATCCGGAAAATGAACGTGCGGATGCGCTGGCGCGGGGCGGCATGGCCCCGTATAAGAATGGCGCATAG
- a CDS encoding diacylglycerol/lipid kinase family protein, translating into MPSGKTLARCLSWRDPTSGGYNARVLSDVRDRLEKRGCSTEIRLTRHAGEIGEVCCDPDLRVGTFVVAGGDGSINEALTGFQTHPDPPPLAVIPFGTANVLALELSLPRNAAAIADMILQRKTSALHYGLCNGRPFVLMVSSGFDAEVVHAVPLHLKRRLGKLAYVITAIRTGVKRKSTDLTITLDGEQLTGKFAVASNARHYGGPFVICPGGATHPGLHMLVLERDDPLSSFGYGLALLLGRIHKARGVTVRPFSSATITSTGPVAAQIDGDAFGSTPLEIRQTDRTVPVLVP; encoded by the coding sequence TTGCCGAGCGGGAAAACGCTGGCCCGGTGCTTATCATGGCGAGATCCAACCTCCGGCGGATACAACGCCCGGGTTCTGAGCGACGTCCGGGACCGGCTCGAGAAGCGTGGCTGCAGCACCGAGATCAGGCTCACCCGCCATGCCGGCGAAATCGGTGAGGTCTGCTGCGATCCGGATCTGCGGGTGGGAACCTTCGTGGTGGCGGGAGGCGACGGCTCGATCAACGAGGCGCTGACCGGCTTTCAGACCCATCCCGACCCGCCGCCGCTTGCCGTCATTCCGTTCGGCACGGCCAATGTCCTAGCCCTGGAACTTTCCCTGCCCCGCAATGCCGCCGCGATTGCGGACATGATCCTCCAACGGAAGACAAGCGCGCTCCATTACGGCCTTTGCAACGGCCGCCCCTTCGTGCTGATGGTGTCCAGCGGTTTCGATGCGGAGGTCGTTCATGCGGTGCCGCTTCACCTGAAGCGCCGGCTCGGTAAACTCGCCTATGTGATCACGGCGATCCGCACCGGCGTGAAGCGCAAGAGTACGGATCTCACGATCACGCTGGACGGAGAACAACTCACCGGCAAATTCGCCGTTGCCAGCAACGCCCGGCACTATGGCGGCCCCTTCGTCATCTGTCCGGGCGGGGCGACCCACCCCGGACTGCACATGCTGGTCTTGGAGAGGGACGACCCCTTGTCGTCGTTCGGTTACGGCCTTGCGCTGCTGCTGGGCCGGATCCATAAGGCGCGCGGGGTGACCGTAAGGCCGTTTTCGTCGGCAACGATCACCTCGACGGGCCCGGTTGCGGCCCAGATCGACGGCGATGCTTTCGGTTCCACGCCTCTGGAAATCCGCCAGACGGACCGGACGGTGCCGGTCCTGGTGCCGTGA